The Phyllopteryx taeniolatus isolate TA_2022b chromosome 17, UOR_Ptae_1.2, whole genome shotgun sequence genome window below encodes:
- the pou4f4 gene encoding brain-specific homeobox/POU domain protein 3-like — protein sequence MMSMNSKQPFSMHPILHEPKYTPLHSSSEAIRRACLPTPSLQGNIFAGFDETLLQRAEALAAVDIVTQKSHPFKPDATYHTMTSMASMTCTPTSSSAHLHHPSVLTSHHHPAHHHQPAQGLEGDLLEHLTPGISLGGMAGSDVCSTASHMSAINHMQHHHHHHHHHAQSVNMHAHGLGSHGSLGGGASGVVVGGGGGGGGPAGGDAEPDPRELESFAERFKQRRIKLGVTQADVGAALANLKIPGVGCLSQSTICRFESLTLSHNNMVALKPILEAWLEEAERAQREKMAKPEIFSGGDKKRKRTSIAAPEKRSLEAYFAVQPRPSSEKIAAIAEKLDLKKNVVRVWFCNQRQKQKRMKFSATH from the exons ATGATGTCGATGAACAGCAAGCAGCCGTTCAGCATGCACCCCATCCTGCACGAGCCCAAGTACACGCCGCTGCACTCCAGCTCCGAGGCCATCCGCCGGGCCTGCCTGCCCACGCCGTCG CTCCAGGGCAACATCTTCGCCGGCTTCGACGAGACGCTCCTGCAGCGAGCCGAGGCTCTGGCCGCCGTGGACATCGTGACCCAGAAGAGCCACCCGTTCAAGCCGGACGCCACGTACCACACCATGACCAGCATGGCCAGCATGACGTGCACGCCCACGTCGTCGTCGGCGCACCTGCACCACCCCTCCGTGCTGACCTCGCACCACCACCCGGCGCACCACCACCAGCCGGCGCAGGGCCTGGAGGGCGACCTGCTGGAGCACCTGACGCCCGGCATCTCCCTGGGCGGCATGGCCGGCTCGGACGTGTGCTCCACGGCGTCGCACATGAGCGCCATCAACCACAtgcagcaccaccaccaccaccaccaccaccacgcgCAGTCCGTCAACATGCACGCGCACGGCCTGGGCTCGCACGGCTCCCTCGGGGGCGGCGCGTCGGGGGTGGTGgtaggcggcggcggcggcggcgggggccCGGCGGGCGGCGACGCGGAGCCCGACCCCCGGGAGCTGGAGTCGTTCGCGGAGCGCTTCAAGCAGCGGCGCATCAAGCTCGGCGTGACGCAGGCGGACGTGGGCGCGGCGCTGGCCAACCTCAAGATCCCCGGCGTGGGCTGCTTGAGCCAGAGCACCATCTGCAGGTTCGAGTCCCTGACGCTGTCGCACAACAACATGGTGGCGCTCAAGCCCATCCTGGAGGCCTGGCTGGAGGAGGCGGAGCGGGCGCAGCGCGAGAAGATGGCCAAGCCGGAGATCTTCAGCGGCGGCGACAAGAAGCGCAAGCGCACGTCCATCGCGGCCCCGGAGAAGCGCTCGCTGGAGGCCTACTTCGCCGTGCAGCCGCGGCCCTCGTCCGAGAAGATCGCGGCCATCGCCGAGAAGCTGGACCTCAAAAAGAACGTGGTGCGGGTGTGGTTCTGCAACCAGAGGCAGAAACAGAAGCGCATGAAGTTCTCGGCCACGCActaa